A single Oryzias melastigma strain HK-1 linkage group LG24, ASM292280v2, whole genome shotgun sequence DNA region contains:
- the myct1a gene encoding myc target protein 1 homolog, with protein sequence MAANNTNLLLEILNSFDTVPLIIAFCVSMAVGLLLGALVHVILTWMSRRKAGSASITRRTPRHSSSSSRSRPGFNRNSSYDRRSNNSLISFHRQTSTPDHYDHKSSFRASTFHPLLQCSQIAREAEEGSQTTLPRTPPLSMSAAQTAEQPAPNPSRPESFWGNSSLRGFSITHTPPPAYESIIRAYQETST encoded by the exons ATGGCTGCAAACAACACAAATCTCCTGCTGGAGATCCTCAACTCCTTTGATACTG TTCCACTGATAATAGCTTTCTGTGTGTCCATGGCGGTGGGCCTGCTCCTGGGGGCCCTGGTTCATGTGATTTTGACGTGGATGTCCCGACGCAAGGCAGGCTCCGCCAGCATCACCCGCCGCACGCCCCGCCACTCATCCTCTTCCTCCCGCAGCCGACCGGGCTTCAACCGCAACAGCAGCTACGACCGACGCAGCAACAACAGCTTGATCAGCTTCCACAGACAGACTTCCACGCCCGATCACTACGACCACAAATCCAGCTTCAGGGCCTCCACCTTCCACCCTCTGCTCCAGTGCAGCCAGATCgccagggaggctgaggagggCAGCCAGACTACACTGCCCCGCACGCCTCCACTGAGCATGTCCGCGGCTCAAACGGCAGAACAGCCGGCGCCGAACCCGTCCAGACCAGAGTCATTTTGGGGGAACAGTAGCCTGAGGGGATTCAGCATCACACATACTCCCCCTCCTGCTTATGAAAGCATCATCAGGGCGTACCAGGAAACAAGCACCTGA